Proteins encoded within one genomic window of Cryptosporangium aurantiacum:
- a CDS encoding zinc-dependent alcohol dehydrogenase, which produces MRALTWQGTEKVSVETVPDPEIREPTDAIVRMTSTAICGSDLHLYDVLGMFIDAGDILGHEPMGIVEEVGPEVTHIKAGDRVVIPFNISCGHCWMCSRGYYAQCETTQNTEQGKGASLFGYTKLYGQVPGAQAELLRVPQAQFGPIKVPEEHPDERFLYLSDVLTTSWQAVRYADTAPGDTVAVIGLGPIGQMSSRVARYLGAEQVIAVDSVPERLEMARRHGIEVIDTRDCDDVPGAIADLTDGRGADGVIEAVGMEAHGTPFQEFAQRAAGKLPDALAKVAIDKIGVDRMAALRTAFASVRRAGTVSIIGVYGGQADPFPMMDLFDKGVTLRMGQAHVKRWIDEIMPALTGDGDPLGTEDLRTHALPLEQAPQAYEMFKEKKDGCVKVVLKP; this is translated from the coding sequence ATGCGCGCATTGACCTGGCAGGGGACCGAGAAGGTATCGGTGGAGACGGTCCCGGACCCGGAGATCCGGGAGCCGACGGACGCGATCGTCCGGATGACGTCCACCGCGATCTGCGGCTCCGACCTGCACCTCTATGACGTCCTGGGGATGTTCATCGACGCCGGCGACATCCTCGGACACGAGCCGATGGGCATCGTCGAAGAAGTGGGGCCCGAGGTCACCCACATCAAGGCCGGCGACCGGGTCGTGATCCCGTTCAACATCTCCTGCGGCCACTGCTGGATGTGTAGCCGCGGCTACTACGCCCAGTGCGAGACCACGCAGAACACCGAGCAGGGTAAGGGCGCCTCGCTGTTCGGCTACACCAAGCTCTACGGGCAGGTGCCCGGCGCGCAGGCCGAGCTCCTCCGGGTGCCGCAGGCCCAGTTCGGGCCGATCAAGGTGCCCGAGGAGCACCCCGACGAGCGGTTCCTCTACCTCTCCGACGTGCTGACGACGTCCTGGCAGGCGGTGCGGTACGCCGACACGGCACCCGGCGACACGGTCGCGGTCATCGGGCTCGGGCCGATCGGGCAGATGTCGTCTCGAGTGGCGCGGTACCTCGGGGCGGAGCAGGTGATCGCGGTCGACAGCGTCCCGGAGCGCCTGGAGATGGCCCGCCGCCACGGCATCGAGGTGATCGACACCCGCGACTGCGACGACGTGCCTGGCGCGATCGCCGACCTCACCGACGGACGCGGGGCGGACGGCGTCATCGAGGCGGTCGGCATGGAGGCACACGGGACACCGTTCCAGGAGTTCGCGCAGAGGGCGGCGGGCAAACTCCCGGACGCGCTCGCGAAGGTCGCGATCGACAAGATCGGCGTGGACCGGATGGCGGCGCTGCGAACCGCGTTCGCGAGCGTCCGGCGCGCCGGGACCGTCTCGATCATCGGCGTCTACGGCGGCCAGGCCGACCCGTTCCCGATGATGGACCTGTTCGACAAGGGCGTGACGCTCCGGATGGGGCAGGCGCACGTCAAGCGCTGGATCGACGAGATCATGCCCGCGCTGACCGGCGACGGCGACCCGCTGGGCACCGAGGACCTGCGCACGCACGCGCTTCCGCTGGAGCAGGCGCCGCAGGCCTACGAGATGTTCAAGGAGAAGAAGGACGGCTGCGTGAAGGTCGTCCTCAAGCCCTGA
- a CDS encoding esterase-like activity of phytase family protein translates to MRPIRVVSAAVAGAVALALATAGTPTQAATGGGTVLKTATLPDIPLAQFSNALLPGSVASDRGVDLGGIGSDLYPTGVPGEFWTVTDRGPNGQIKVDGKNRRTFPVPGFDPAIVKIKVTGSKIEVLKAIPITNRSGRGVTGLSNQATHDEAPYDYRAQTPLAYNPEGLDTEGLVRAEDGSFWLADEYGPSLVHVSSSGRVLARYVPKGLNLTGTDYPVIEVLPAIFAKRKVNRGFEGLGLLPGGDLVLVLQSPLSNPDAATGEASRTTRLVRFSPRKKRVVAEYAYGFDAVSTVDPSEDDQNEMKSSAVIGIGRNTILVEERTDVAARVYRVDFKRATNILGTKWDDPATAPTLEQSATGVTLPTKKLVIDLGATAGVPKKIEGIAVVDRKTIAIINDNDFGMTDGAAAFDANGQLVDSGIETKLLYVRLPGSL, encoded by the coding sequence ATGAGACCGATCCGAGTGGTTTCCGCAGCAGTCGCCGGCGCCGTGGCGCTCGCGCTCGCGACGGCCGGGACGCCGACCCAGGCCGCGACCGGCGGCGGCACCGTGCTGAAGACGGCGACCCTGCCGGACATCCCGCTCGCGCAGTTCAGCAACGCGCTGCTGCCCGGCAGCGTGGCGTCGGACCGGGGCGTCGACCTCGGCGGCATCGGCAGTGACCTGTACCCGACCGGCGTGCCGGGGGAGTTCTGGACGGTCACCGACCGCGGGCCGAACGGTCAGATCAAGGTCGACGGCAAGAACCGCCGCACGTTCCCGGTGCCCGGGTTCGACCCCGCGATCGTCAAGATCAAGGTCACGGGCTCGAAGATCGAGGTCCTGAAGGCCATCCCGATCACGAACCGGAGCGGCCGGGGCGTGACCGGGCTGTCGAACCAGGCGACGCACGACGAGGCGCCGTACGACTACCGCGCGCAGACCCCGCTGGCCTACAACCCGGAGGGCCTGGACACCGAAGGTCTGGTGCGGGCGGAGGACGGCTCGTTCTGGCTGGCGGATGAGTACGGGCCGTCGCTGGTCCACGTCTCGTCGAGCGGCCGGGTGCTGGCCCGTTACGTCCCGAAGGGCTTGAACCTGACCGGGACGGACTACCCGGTGATCGAGGTGCTCCCGGCGATCTTCGCGAAGCGGAAGGTCAACCGGGGTTTCGAAGGGCTCGGCCTGCTGCCCGGCGGTGACCTGGTCCTCGTCCTGCAGAGCCCGCTGTCCAACCCGGACGCGGCGACCGGCGAGGCGTCTCGCACCACCCGCCTGGTGCGGTTCTCCCCGCGGAAGAAGAGGGTCGTCGCGGAGTACGCGTACGGCTTCGACGCGGTCTCGACCGTCGACCCGTCCGAGGACGACCAGAACGAGATGAAGTCCTCCGCCGTGATCGGTATCGGCCGGAACACGATCCTGGTGGAGGAGCGCACCGACGTCGCGGCCCGCGTGTACCGGGTCGACTTCAAGCGGGCGACGAACATCCTCGGCACCAAGTGGGACGACCCGGCGACGGCGCCCACGCTGGAGCAGTCCGCCACCGGCGTGACGCTGCCGACCAAGAAGCTCGTGATCGACCTCGGCGCCACCGCAGGCGTCCCGAAGAAGATCGAGGGCATCGCGGTCGTCGACCGGAAGACGATCGCGATCATCAACGACAACGACTTCGGGATGACCGACGGCGCCGCGGCGTTCGACGCGAACGGCCAGCTGGTGGACAGCGGCATCGAGACCAAGCTGCTGTACGTGCGGCTGCCCGGCTCGTTGTAG
- a CDS encoding PrsW family intramembrane metalloprotease, producing MGFARRWSWVAVLAIGLALFYAVRRATLDTGNPNLIPSLILLGAAVVPMTFVAFLAGRRIVYAVTGGTLALTALIGGVIGVVTAGVLEYDTLHDLGVLPMVAVGLIEESAKLLVPLLLVFLLKPRRPADGLLIGVASGAGFATLETMGYAFVELIRSNGNIGAVDDVLFLRGVLSPAAHMAWTGLTAAALWYAAEHRWHAAALARFAGVFAVAVGLHATWDSIGSTVGYAVLALVSLGLLAATTHRASVASRPAFRLRAHPAV from the coding sequence ATGGGGTTCGCACGTCGCTGGTCCTGGGTGGCCGTTCTGGCCATCGGGCTGGCGCTCTTCTACGCCGTTCGCAGGGCCACTCTCGACACCGGTAACCCGAACCTGATCCCGTCCCTGATCCTGCTCGGCGCCGCGGTCGTCCCGATGACGTTCGTCGCGTTCCTGGCCGGCCGGCGGATCGTCTACGCCGTCACCGGGGGCACGCTCGCGCTGACCGCACTGATCGGCGGCGTCATCGGTGTCGTCACGGCCGGGGTGCTGGAGTACGACACGCTGCACGACCTCGGCGTGCTCCCGATGGTCGCGGTGGGTCTGATCGAGGAGAGCGCGAAGCTCCTGGTGCCGCTCCTGCTGGTGTTCCTGCTGAAGCCGCGGCGACCCGCGGACGGGCTGCTGATCGGCGTCGCGTCCGGTGCGGGGTTCGCGACGCTGGAGACGATGGGGTACGCGTTCGTCGAGCTGATCCGCAGCAACGGCAACATCGGCGCGGTGGACGACGTCCTGTTCCTGCGCGGCGTGCTGAGCCCGGCCGCGCACATGGCGTGGACCGGCCTGACCGCCGCCGCACTCTGGTACGCCGCCGAGCACCGCTGGCACGCGGCTGCCCTCGCGCGGTTCGCCGGGGTGTTCGCGGTGGCGGTCGGACTGCACGCGACCTGGGATTCGATCGGCAGCACGGTCGGCTACGCGGTGCTGGCGCTCGTGAGCCTCGGGCTGCTGGCCGCGACCACCCACCGGGCGTCGGTGGCGTCCCGGCCCGCGTTCCGCCTCCGCGCGCATCCCGCGGTGTAA
- a CDS encoding SDR family NAD(P)-dependent oxidoreductase has translation MTTAPSGTPFAVVTGASSGIGYELARQFAAHGFDLLIAAEDEDITVAAIDLRRDAHHRVEAVQVDLATSAGVEQLYRAIEAVGRPVDAIALNAGRGAGGDFARETDLQDELEVIDVNVRSTVHLAKRVLPDMVRRNAGRVLFTSSIASTMPGTYQAVYNASKSFVQSFAEALQAELNDSGVTVTSLMPGPTDTKFFERADMQDTRVGASDSKDDPADVARQGFEALMKGEPRVVAASFSTKAQEAAAKLMPDRLKAEMHRRMAEPGSADD, from the coding sequence ATGACGACAGCCCCCAGCGGTACTCCGTTCGCGGTGGTGACCGGCGCATCGAGCGGGATCGGCTACGAGCTGGCCCGGCAATTCGCGGCACACGGGTTCGACCTGCTGATCGCCGCCGAGGACGAGGACATCACCGTCGCAGCGATCGACCTGCGGCGGGATGCCCACCACAGGGTCGAGGCGGTCCAGGTCGACCTCGCCACGTCGGCCGGCGTCGAGCAGCTGTACCGGGCGATCGAGGCGGTCGGACGGCCGGTGGACGCCATCGCGCTGAACGCCGGACGCGGCGCGGGCGGTGACTTCGCCAGGGAGACCGACCTCCAGGACGAACTAGAGGTCATCGACGTCAACGTCCGCTCGACCGTGCACCTGGCCAAGCGGGTTCTGCCCGACATGGTCCGGCGGAACGCGGGACGGGTTCTGTTCACGTCGTCGATCGCGTCGACGATGCCGGGCACCTACCAGGCCGTCTACAACGCCTCGAAGTCGTTCGTGCAGTCGTTCGCCGAGGCGCTGCAGGCCGAGCTGAACGACAGCGGTGTGACCGTCACGTCGCTGATGCCCGGCCCCACCGACACGAAGTTCTTCGAACGCGCCGACATGCAGGACACCAGGGTCGGTGCCAGCGACAGCAAGGACGACCCGGCCGACGTCGCGCGGCAGGGGTTCGAGGCGCTGATGAAGGGCGAGCCGCGCGTCGTCGCGGCGTCGTTCTCCACCAAGGCGCAGGAGGCGGCGGCGAAGCTGATGCCGGACCGTCTCAAGGCCGAGATGCACCGGCGGATGGCCGAGCCCGGCTCCGCGGACGACTGA
- a CDS encoding ATP-binding cassette domain-containing protein — MIHTSDLTRNFVVKKKTVEAVRGLNLEVRPGELVALLGPNGAGKSTTLRMLTTLLSPTSGTASVAGFDVARDQREVRKRIGYIGQGNGAGHSQRGRDELISQGRSYGLDRAAARRRANELIESLGLEAVADRIVSSLSGGQRRRLDIAMGLIHTPPLLFLDEPSTGLDPQNRVNLQEHIRRLHDEHGTTIVLTTHYLEEADQLAERIVVIDHGLLIADDSPERLKSEHVGDRIALAFDTEASATRGVERCVNLIAGARIERQGAELTIRVPEGTHLVPKLLRCLDEADATVISVEVKRPTLDDVFLELTGRSLREGTVTTDTTSTEQEVVA, encoded by the coding sequence ATGATCCACACCAGCGATCTGACCAGGAATTTCGTGGTCAAGAAGAAGACGGTGGAAGCGGTCCGCGGACTGAACCTCGAGGTTCGCCCCGGCGAGCTCGTCGCGCTGCTCGGCCCGAACGGGGCCGGCAAGTCGACCACGCTCCGGATGCTCACGACGCTGCTCAGCCCGACTTCGGGCACCGCATCGGTCGCGGGCTTCGACGTTGCGCGCGACCAGCGGGAAGTGCGGAAGCGGATCGGTTACATCGGCCAGGGCAACGGCGCCGGGCACAGCCAGCGCGGCCGGGACGAGCTGATCAGCCAGGGCCGCTCCTACGGACTCGACCGGGCCGCTGCGCGGCGTCGCGCGAACGAGTTGATCGAGTCGCTCGGGCTGGAGGCGGTCGCCGACCGGATCGTCTCCTCGCTCTCCGGCGGACAGCGGCGCCGGCTCGACATCGCGATGGGCCTGATCCACACGCCGCCGCTGCTCTTCCTCGACGAGCCGTCCACCGGCCTCGACCCGCAGAACCGGGTGAACCTGCAGGAGCACATCCGGCGGCTGCACGACGAGCACGGCACGACGATCGTCCTGACCACGCACTACCTGGAGGAAGCCGACCAGCTCGCGGAGCGGATCGTGGTCATCGACCACGGGCTGCTGATCGCCGACGACAGCCCGGAGCGGCTGAAGTCCGAGCACGTGGGTGACCGGATCGCGCTCGCGTTCGACACCGAGGCCTCCGCGACGCGAGGCGTCGAGCGGTGCGTGAACCTGATCGCCGGCGCCCGGATCGAGCGGCAGGGCGCGGAGCTCACGATCCGGGTTCCGGAGGGCACCCACCTGGTGCCGAAGCTGCTCCGCTGCCTGGACGAGGCCGACGCGACCGTGATCAGCGTCGAGGTCAAGCGGCCGACGCTCGACGACGTCTTCCTCGAACTGACCGGACGGAGCCTGCGCGAGGGCACCGTCACCACCGACACCACCAGCACCGAGCAGGAGGTCGTGGCATGA
- a CDS encoding sensor domain-containing diguanylate cyclase translates to MQRHALLRAALTDRGLLALGCGYLLVSAWLLFGTTPEPGRTTVFWAVQFPGDLLFFVSALYLTRHFRGDRRPHRFWRLFTLAAAAFMTADLLRTVEGLLGLETTEPGPVQLTCFAIGQTAIVVALAGFPMLIGAGAARHRFLLDAAIVFAGAGAIVWFLVTDPRAASASSSGVVSGLVIGAGVMLVGFLSVKLVLSGHSPVARPAAVTMITAGIVQVAQTAVLPIYAVPLSDGASLAVQLLPTVLIAAGPRMEVLRVRLDPTSRPGLRRRPYSLLPYAVVGIVQLLLFTALLVDPELNLRFHGMLVAMALTTALVVVRQLLSVSENARLIDELDRSLLEQRAQKEWFSSLVAHSSDLTLVLDEQNVITYASPAAERVLGLRPEQLVGVRLRDQMHVDDLERLGQGWATLQETPGKEWTVQVRLKTAERGWRWLETVNTNLLDVPSIRGIVSNCRDVTEARELQDQLRYQAEHDVLTQLANRRLFTERLAGAGDRVALLAIDLDGFKPINDTHGHHVGDAVLIAVAERIRRCVRPTDTAARLGGDEFAVLMPGATLDAAQRLAARIRGVLADPIAIGSLLLTIGASIGAAAGSAADPEALLRRADAEMYAVKRNSDATRSRMPATDGV, encoded by the coding sequence ATGCAGCGTCATGCGTTGCTCAGGGCCGCACTCACCGACCGCGGGCTGCTCGCCCTCGGGTGCGGGTATCTGCTGGTCTCCGCGTGGCTGCTCTTCGGCACCACCCCGGAGCCGGGCCGCACGACCGTGTTCTGGGCCGTGCAGTTCCCCGGTGACCTGCTGTTCTTCGTCAGCGCGCTGTACCTCACCCGGCACTTCCGCGGCGATCGGCGTCCGCATCGGTTCTGGCGCCTGTTCACGCTGGCCGCGGCCGCGTTCATGACCGCCGACCTCCTCCGCACGGTGGAGGGCCTGCTCGGCCTGGAGACGACCGAGCCGGGGCCGGTCCAGCTCACGTGTTTTGCGATCGGCCAGACCGCGATCGTCGTGGCGCTGGCCGGCTTCCCGATGCTGATCGGCGCGGGCGCCGCCCGGCACCGGTTCCTGCTCGACGCCGCGATCGTGTTCGCCGGTGCCGGTGCGATCGTCTGGTTCCTCGTCACCGACCCGCGGGCGGCGTCCGCGAGCAGCAGCGGCGTGGTCAGCGGCCTGGTGATCGGCGCGGGCGTCATGCTGGTCGGGTTTCTCTCGGTCAAGCTGGTGCTCAGCGGCCACAGTCCGGTCGCGCGTCCGGCCGCGGTCACGATGATCACCGCGGGCATCGTGCAGGTCGCGCAGACCGCGGTGCTGCCGATCTACGCGGTGCCGCTGAGCGACGGCGCCTCGCTCGCCGTCCAGCTGCTGCCGACCGTGCTGATCGCCGCCGGACCGCGGATGGAGGTACTGCGCGTCCGCCTCGACCCGACGTCCCGGCCGGGCCTCCGGCGCCGCCCGTACAGCCTGCTGCCGTACGCGGTCGTCGGCATCGTCCAGCTGCTGCTGTTCACCGCGCTTCTGGTCGACCCGGAACTCAACCTACGGTTCCACGGGATGCTGGTCGCGATGGCGCTGACCACCGCGCTGGTCGTCGTCCGCCAGCTGTTGTCGGTCAGCGAGAACGCACGGCTGATCGACGAGCTCGACCGGAGCCTGCTGGAGCAGCGCGCGCAGAAGGAGTGGTTCAGCTCGCTGGTGGCTCACTCGTCGGACCTGACGCTCGTGCTCGACGAGCAGAACGTCATCACGTACGCCTCTCCGGCGGCCGAACGGGTCCTCGGCCTGCGTCCGGAGCAGCTCGTCGGCGTGCGCCTCCGCGATCAAATGCACGTCGACGACCTGGAGCGACTCGGCCAGGGGTGGGCGACCCTGCAGGAGACGCCGGGGAAGGAGTGGACCGTCCAGGTCCGCCTGAAAACCGCAGAGCGGGGCTGGCGCTGGCTGGAGACCGTCAACACGAACCTGCTCGACGTCCCCTCGATCCGCGGCATCGTCTCGAACTGCCGGGACGTCACCGAAGCCCGCGAGCTGCAGGACCAGCTCCGCTACCAGGCCGAACACGACGTGCTGACCCAGCTGGCGAACCGGCGGCTGTTCACCGAACGGCTCGCCGGGGCCGGTGACCGCGTGGCGCTGCTCGCGATCGACCTGGACGGGTTCAAGCCGATCAACGACACGCACGGCCACCACGTCGGGGACGCGGTGCTGATCGCGGTGGCCGAGCGGATCCGGCGCTGCGTCCGCCCGACCGACACCGCCGCCCGGCTGGGCGGGGACGAGTTCGCGGTGCTGATGCCCGGCGCGACGCTCGACGCCGCCCAGCGGCTCGCCGCCCGGATCCGCGGTGTGCTCGCCGACCCGATCGCGATCGGGTCGCTGCTGCTCACCATCGGCGCCAGCATCGGCGCCGCCGCGGGTAGCGCCGCTGATCCGGAGGCGCTGCTCCGCCGGGCCGACGCCGAGATGTACGCGGTGAAGCGGAATTCTGATGCAACACGGTCGCGGATGCCGGCGACGGACGGGGTGTGA
- a CDS encoding CAP domain-containing protein, giving the protein MRRRRAPISRTKLWIGGVAILAATATAGVAAAGMAADGSAGDSAAIQAAETFEPPADPTPSAEPSTSAPAPPTATARPRLPGGAPQAAGGQQPSPKPSSASPSPRRKTSAPSSGTGDAEQQVLARINAARADAGLGPVTMSAPLVAAAHAHNLEMAGGCGLSHQCGGEAGLGDRISAQGTSWSRVAENVGTGGPVDNSESAQADMAVGLTNSMLAEVPPDDGHRKNILNPELSRIGIDVIREADGTVWLTHDFAN; this is encoded by the coding sequence GTGCGCCGTCGTCGAGCTCCCATCTCCCGTACCAAGCTCTGGATCGGTGGGGTCGCGATCCTTGCCGCGACGGCCACGGCGGGCGTCGCCGCGGCAGGAATGGCGGCGGACGGCTCGGCCGGGGACAGCGCCGCGATCCAGGCCGCGGAGACGTTCGAGCCCCCCGCGGATCCGACGCCGTCGGCCGAGCCCTCGACGTCCGCGCCCGCGCCGCCGACAGCGACCGCCCGGCCCCGCTTACCCGGCGGCGCCCCACAGGCGGCCGGCGGTCAGCAGCCCAGCCCGAAGCCGAGCAGCGCCTCGCCGTCGCCGCGCCGGAAGACGAGCGCGCCGAGCAGCGGAACCGGCGACGCCGAGCAGCAGGTCCTGGCCCGGATCAACGCCGCCCGCGCCGACGCGGGGCTCGGGCCGGTGACGATGAGCGCACCGCTGGTGGCCGCCGCCCACGCGCACAACCTCGAGATGGCAGGCGGGTGCGGGCTCTCGCACCAGTGCGGCGGGGAGGCCGGGCTCGGCGACCGGATCAGCGCGCAGGGTACGAGCTGGTCGAGGGTGGCCGAGAACGTCGGCACCGGCGGTCCGGTCGACAACTCCGAGAGCGCCCAGGCGGACATGGCGGTCGGGTTGACCAACAGCATGCTGGCCGAGGTCCCGCCGGACGACGGCCACCGGAAGAACATCTTGAATCCCGAGTTGTCCCGAATCGGCATCGACGTGATCCGCGAAGCCGACGGCACCGTGTGGCTCACCCACGACTTCGCGAACTGA
- a CDS encoding ABC transporter permease, protein MSTLVRDTTVVFSRELRPQLRNPFSLIFTMVQPVFFLALFAPLLPDAVGGGSPLQWFVPGIVVMSCLFGTSITGSNLQLEMQTGSHERMLVSPLSRSSLLIGRALKEIVPMLAQTVILILATIPFGFRLHPVGVVVGLLILSVFCVGLGALSYALALVSEGQEWIFWTVQQTLLFPLLLIAGILLPIDNGPGWLKALSHVNPLTYLVDAERVLFAGEVWSGTVAAGLVASVVTGVFGLWVGVRAVNRNAS, encoded by the coding sequence ATGAGCACCCTCGTCCGGGACACCACCGTGGTCTTCAGCCGCGAGCTGCGTCCGCAGCTACGCAACCCGTTCTCGCTGATCTTCACGATGGTCCAGCCGGTGTTCTTCCTGGCGCTGTTCGCGCCGCTGCTGCCGGACGCCGTCGGCGGAGGTTCGCCGCTGCAGTGGTTCGTGCCCGGCATCGTCGTGATGTCGTGCCTGTTCGGGACGTCGATCACCGGGTCGAATCTGCAGCTGGAGATGCAGACCGGGTCGCACGAGCGGATGCTGGTCTCGCCGTTGAGCCGGTCGTCGCTGCTGATCGGGCGGGCGCTCAAGGAGATCGTCCCGATGCTCGCGCAGACCGTGATCCTGATCCTGGCGACGATTCCGTTCGGCTTCCGGCTGCACCCGGTCGGGGTCGTGGTCGGGTTGTTGATCCTGTCGGTGTTCTGCGTCGGGCTCGGTGCGCTCTCCTACGCGTTGGCGCTGGTCAGCGAGGGCCAAGAGTGGATCTTCTGGACGGTGCAGCAGACGCTGCTCTTCCCGCTGCTGCTGATCGCGGGCATCCTGCTCCCGATCGACAACGGCCCGGGCTGGCTCAAAGCGCTCTCGCACGTGAACCCGCTGACCTATCTGGTCGACGCCGAGCGCGTGCTGTTCGCCGGCGAGGTCTGGTCGGGCACGGTCGCGGCCGGACTGGTCGCGTCGGTCGTGACCGGCGTCTTCGGCCTCTGGGTCGGCGTCCGAGCAGTCAACCGCAACGCGTCCTGA
- a CDS encoding RNA polymerase sigma factor: MTISDVRTDRQLWADAAQRDGEAFGALFRRHSRAVYNHCFRLTGSWTVAEDATSVTFLTAWRRREEVRLARDSALPWLLAVATNVSQHQQRSLRRRLALVGRLSADPPEVDHADDVAARLDDERRMAEVLRVVGRLPRAEREALALCLWSGVSYADAALALGLAESSVRARVSRARARLAAELPSPTLEEHQ; encoded by the coding sequence GTGACGATCTCCGACGTACGGACCGACCGCCAGTTATGGGCGGACGCGGCGCAGCGGGACGGTGAGGCCTTCGGGGCGCTGTTCCGGCGTCACTCGCGGGCGGTGTACAACCACTGCTTCCGGCTCACCGGATCGTGGACGGTGGCGGAGGACGCGACCTCGGTCACGTTCCTCACGGCCTGGCGGCGCCGTGAGGAGGTCCGGCTCGCCCGCGACTCGGCGCTGCCCTGGCTCCTGGCGGTCGCCACCAACGTCAGCCAGCACCAGCAGCGCTCACTCCGTCGGCGGCTGGCGCTGGTCGGGCGGTTGTCGGCTGATCCACCCGAGGTCGACCACGCGGACGACGTCGCCGCGCGCCTCGACGACGAGCGTCGGATGGCCGAGGTGCTCCGGGTCGTCGGCCGGTTACCGCGGGCCGAGCGCGAAGCGCTGGCCCTCTGTCTCTGGTCCGGCGTCTCCTACGCGGACGCAGCCCTCGCGCTCGGCCTCGCGGAGAGCAGCGTCCGGGCCAGGGTGAGCCGCGCCCGCGCCCGACTCGCCGCCGAGCTGCCCAGCCCAACACTCGAGGAGCACCAATGA
- a CDS encoding phytoene desaturase family protein — protein MNSVADVLGRVGLPAPIAELAARHWDVVVVGGGHNGLTCAAYLARAGQDVLVLEARERLGGAATLEQPFPDDRFVISPCAYVVGLLDDVVIRELELARRGLEVFVADPQLWVPFDDGTAFGQWMDDARTQAGLEALRLSAKDIDGYWAYEHFFDDMRKRLRTGPRDTWIGASPSRAELEELLGHDRLMIDALFEASIADVLDEFVTDQRLKDALFGQGVIGTYAGPNDPGTASVKLMHFQGDLLGHGPIWGYVKGGMGMISFAIAEAARDAGAVLAAGVPVGAVRPGEGVELEDGTFIRATTVVSNADPKRLLNLLPVEAVPVGYRRRLEDWDIRSPVVKFNAALRRLPSWTAAPGETFMALGTVDVTTGLAAAQEAFAACETGHPAVGFGEIYVQTLHDPSPAPPGRHLLSVFGQYAPYTLVGGGWDTRRDEVARQFIDLIGRFAPDFEDCLEAYEVLGPPDIEAKVGLTGGHIFQGEVRPSQMWEHRLTPRTEVPGVYLCGAATHPAGSVIALNGRNAAHAVLDDLRRAR, from the coding sequence ATGAACTCGGTCGCCGACGTGCTCGGGCGGGTGGGGTTACCGGCGCCGATCGCCGAACTCGCCGCCCGGCACTGGGACGTCGTCGTGGTCGGCGGCGGGCACAACGGGCTGACCTGCGCCGCCTACCTGGCCCGCGCGGGCCAGGACGTGCTGGTCCTGGAGGCACGCGAGCGGCTCGGCGGGGCCGCGACGCTGGAACAGCCGTTCCCGGACGACCGCTTCGTGATCAGCCCCTGCGCGTACGTCGTCGGGCTGCTGGACGACGTCGTGATCCGGGAGCTGGAGCTGGCCCGCCGGGGGCTGGAGGTCTTCGTCGCCGACCCGCAGCTGTGGGTGCCGTTCGACGACGGCACCGCGTTCGGGCAGTGGATGGACGACGCGCGCACCCAGGCCGGCCTGGAAGCCTTGAGGCTGTCGGCGAAGGACATCGACGGCTACTGGGCCTACGAGCACTTCTTCGACGACATGCGCAAGCGGCTGCGCACCGGGCCGCGGGACACCTGGATCGGCGCCAGCCCGTCCCGCGCGGAGTTGGAGGAGCTGCTCGGCCACGACCGGCTGATGATCGACGCGCTGTTCGAGGCCTCGATCGCCGACGTGCTCGACGAGTTCGTCACCGACCAGCGGCTCAAGGACGCGCTGTTCGGCCAGGGTGTGATCGGCACGTACGCCGGGCCGAACGACCCGGGGACGGCGTCGGTGAAGCTCATGCACTTCCAGGGTGACCTGCTCGGACACGGCCCGATCTGGGGCTACGTCAAGGGCGGTATGGGCATGATCAGCTTCGCGATCGCCGAGGCAGCGCGCGACGCCGGCGCGGTGCTGGCGGCGGGCGTGCCGGTTGGAGCCGTGCGCCCGGGGGAGGGCGTCGAGCTGGAGGACGGGACGTTCATCCGGGCGACGACCGTGGTCAGCAACGCCGACCCCAAGCGGCTGCTGAACCTCCTGCCGGTCGAGGCGGTTCCGGTCGGCTACCGGCGGCGGCTGGAGGACTGGGACATCCGCAGCCCGGTTGTGAAGTTCAACGCGGCGCTGCGGCGGCTGCCGTCCTGGACCGCCGCGCCCGGCGAGACGTTCATGGCGCTCGGCACCGTCGACGTCACGACCGGCCTCGCCGCGGCTCAGGAGGCGTTCGCCGCGTGCGAGACCGGGCACCCCGCGGTCGGCTTCGGTGAGATCTACGTCCAGACGCTGCACGACCCGTCGCCGGCGCCGCCCGGACGGCACCTGTTGAGCGTCTTCGGGCAGTACGCGCCGTACACGCTGGTCGGCGGCGGCTGGGACACCCGGCGCGACGAGGTCGCGCGGCAGTTCATCGACCTGATCGGGCGGTTCGCGCCGGACTTCGAGGACTGCCTGGAGGCGTACGAGGTGCTGGGGCCGCCCGACATCGAGGCGAAGGTGGGCCTGACCGGCGGGCACATCTTCCAGGGTGAGGTTCGGCCGAGCCAGATGTGGGAGCACCGGCTGACCCCGCGGACCGAGGTGCCCGGCGTTTACCTCTGCGGCGCGGCGACCCACCCAGCGGGCAGCGTCATCGCGCTGAACGGCCGCAACGCCGCGCACGCCGTGCTCGACGACCTCAGACGAGCCCGGTGA